The segment TCGGTCAGGGGTTCGTAGGTGAACTGATGCGCCCGGCGGAAGGCGTTGACGTGATTGCGCTTGTCGTGGAAGCGGCGACCGGCCAGCTGGATGAGGTCGGCAGTGGCATAGAGGTAGTCAAAGTGCTCCCGCTCCGGGGTGATCTCGAATTCCGGCGCCCCGGCCAGCTCCTGGGCCAGCCGGCCGTCGGCCCGGCTGAGGACCGGCGCGGGCTGGCCCTGCTCCTCCTTGAGCCACTCAAAGAAGCGGCGCACCACCGGCAGGCGGGGGGAAGGGCCCACCGGCGGCCAGACGTGCAGCTCTCCCGGGGTGGGCCGGCTGAGGAGCAGGAGATGCTCGCCCATAAGACACCAGGAAAGGCCATGGGGCCGCCGCCAGATGAAGAGATTGGTGAAGGTGAGCTCCGAGGTCTCCGGCTGATAGGCCCACAACCGGGGCTGAATCAGGTCCCGGTGTTCCAGGGTGAGGGGTTGAAAGTCCGGAAATTGGGGTAAAGATGCAATGGGCATGTGCGAACATCCTTGACAGTCTGTAAAAAATGCCGACAGGCTTCGGGCCAGAAGCAGGCCCCGGTGATTTCCCCGGAGGCCGGGTAACTCCGGCCCGCTTCTGGCACTGCCGTTGCAAGTAAAGGGGCGGTTTCCCGGGAACCCCGGGCATTCCGACGGGGCGCCAGGCCGTGCGTCGCGGTCCGCTGCCCCGACCCACTCCATGGTGCACTCCGGGGGGAAGGTGCCAAGACCCTGGAAAATTCTCGTGGCCGATCGCAACCGGCACGTGCGGGATCTGCTCCGGCGGGAATTGCGGGCCGAAGGCTATGAGGTGGCGGAGGCCTGGGACGGACATGAGGTCTGGCAGCGGCTCACCGGCCCGGACCCGCCGGATGTGCTCATCCTGGACCCGGACCTGCCCTATCTGGAAGACCTGGTGGAGATGGCCCAGTTCCAGGAACACCCTCCCACCGTGCCCTTGATCCTTTACATGTTCCGGGAGGAGGAACCGCAGGTCCCCCTGCCCCAGGCTGCCGCCCGGCTGGAGAAGCGGGAGGACCCCCGCCCCCTCAAGGAGGTGGTGGCCCGGATCCTGAAGCACCGCCAGGGAGGAGCCGGCCCCGGCGAGTAAAGGGTTTGAACGCCGCGGCTCCCGGCCGTCCCCCTCACTTGTCGGAGGGGGCTTTCTCCGGGCTGACCCCCGCCTTTTTCATCTCTTGGAGGTACTTCTCCGGATTCTTCTTGAAGAGGTCAATACAGGCAGCGCAACAGAAATAGATGCGCTGGCCCTGATAATCCACATAGATCCCCCGGTTGACCTGGGCCCCCATGACCGGGCAGAGAATCTGGGGCTGGCTGCCGGCAGGCTGGCCCCAAGCCGGCAAGGACAGGGCCGCCCACATGAGGAGGGGGAAAAGGGTAAGCCGGATAAAGCCTGACATGGCGGTCCTCCACCGAAAAAAAAACGCAGTCAGAAAAAAAATCCATGATAAAGGCTTAAGATAGAGCGAGGGGTGCCGATGAAGAGGGCAAGTCCTCTGACCCCTCCAACCGAGGCCCGGGATCGCCTGCGACCCGGGTCTCATCTTTTGAGGGGCAAAACCTCAGGCGGCCCAGATTTGCAAAGGTGGGGGGGGGATAGGAGTTTCGCCCGCCCCCCCGCTCCACTTAGGGTCTCAGCCTCTGGATCACCCCGTCCCGGCTTTTTCCTGACCCGGACCCCCTTCAGGGTCCCTTCCGGAGCCACATGAGCCCCAGGCCGACGAAAATGAGGGCGAAGGCGGCCAGGCTGCCCCATTGGTGCAGGAGCAAGAGGGCAAAGGAGGGCCGGCGCTGGCGGCGCAGATGGCCCCGGGTGAGGTTCACCACCAAAAGGAGCACCAGACCCGCCAAGGCCACCAGCTGTCCCAGGGGGCTCGCATCCACGAGAATACTCCCCAAAAGAAATGGCGGAGAGAGAGGGATTCGAACCCTCGGTGGGAGTTTCCCCCCACACTCGCTTAGCAGGCGAGCACCTTAGGCCTACTCGGTCATCTCTCCGCGCCTCATTTATTATAGCGGCGCTCCCTCGGTTTGGCAAGGTGGAGAAGGCGGGGCGGGGCTATCCTCCAGGTTCTCCTCTGCCAGGTGGCGTAAGTCCAGACCTGGGTTTTCCCGTCGCCCCCCGCCTGGCCGCGGAGGTTCCCGCCGGCTCCCGCCGGCCCCGAGGCGCGTCCTGCCCCTGGGGACATCGCCCCCAATCCCTGCTATAATCCCCTTACCACCCGTGGCGCCATGGCTCCCAGGAGGGGACTTCCCCAGGATGCCGGTCAGCGGCCAGCCTCCGGCCCGGAGGATGACCTTTTCCAAGACCTTGGGGGCGTGCGCTTCGGGTGGCTGGCGCCCTCTTCGCAAACCAGAAAACCGCCTGAGACCTAGGCCCACGCCTGGGAGAGGAAGAAACCGGCTCTCCTGACCATCTTTCCCACTGAAGGATGCCGCGGCGAAGACGGAAACGGAATGAAATCGCTCAGACCCGGGAGGCGGAGGCATCTCCCGACAGGTGGGAGCCCTTAAGGGGCTGAAGCCATCAGCGCCGAGGAGGAGAGGATGTGCACGTCAGCAAAGGACCGAAGTATTTCGTTTCTCAATGAAAATCTCGGCTACAACGTCATTGCCCTGCCCCGGGAACGCTTTGATCCCCTGATGGTTTTAGGGGGACCGCTCTCGGGCCTGAGATTTTTGGGCTATCTGGGCGACCTGGTGAAGACCAGGGCCCCTCTGCCCCCCGTGGAAGTGGATGACCCGATGCCGGACCTGGCCGGCCGCCGCAGCGATCTGCAGGAGGCCAAAGTCGGGCTCACCTTCCTGGAAACCCTCCTTAAGGCCCTGGGATGGCAGGGCGGTTCCCTGGCCCTGAGCTTTAAGGAGGCCGCCTTTATCCAGATGGTGTATCGGGACGTCCGGCACGATTTCGTGGCGCCCATGTCCGTCCTCAACTATCTGGCCGAGGCGGCCGTCAACCCCCAGACACCGGAGATTTTCCGCCAATGCGAAGCCGTGGTGCTGGTCACCGACACCCTCAAATCCAACTGCTTCGGGGTCATGGCTTATGACCGGGACAAGCGGGCCCTGGACCTGGACATCGGAGCCCTCCAGGAGGTGGTGGGAGTGGAGGCCGGCATCCTGGTGTCCCGGGAGTCGGAAGGGAACCTCCTCTATCGCGGCACCCGCCAGCTGCGGTTCGCCTTTCGGGGATTGCGGCTGGTTCTGGATGAAGAGCGCTCCCGCCTGGGGCTCGACCTGGAGGAGGAGATGATGGTGGCCAGGGCAAAAGCCGGGGAGGAGCCGCCTGCGGCTCTGCCCCTCGAGTCCTATGTGGTTCCCGTGACGGGGCAATTGCTGGAGATCAAGTTCAGTTG is part of the Desulfobaccales bacterium genome and harbors:
- a CDS encoding phosphatidylglycerol lysyltransferase domain-containing protein, translating into MPIASLPQFPDFQPLTLEHRDLIQPRLWAYQPETSELTFTNLFIWRRPHGLSWCLMGEHLLLLSRPTPGELHVWPPVGPSPRLPVVRRFFEWLKEEQGQPAPVLSRADGRLAQELAGAPEFEITPEREHFDYLYATADLIQLAGRRFHDKRNHVNAFRRAHQFTYEPLTEAHLPACRELADAWCRIRRCEEDLGLAGEWEAVREALEHFTALELTGGLLLVDSRVVAFTLGELLNRETVVIHIEKADPELRGAYAVINQQFLQHAWAQVPFVNREQDLGEPGLRTAKLSYNPVRLVEKFQVRLKD
- a CDS encoding response regulator; amino-acid sequence: MADRNRHVRDLLRRELRAEGYEVAEAWDGHEVWQRLTGPDPPDVLILDPDLPYLEDLVEMAQFQEHPPTVPLILYMFREEEPQVPLPQAAARLEKREDPRPLKEVVARILKHRQGGAGPGE
- a CDS encoding YHS domain-containing protein; this translates as MSGFIRLTLFPLLMWAALSLPAWGQPAGSQPQILCPVMGAQVNRGIYVDYQGQRIYFCCAACIDLFKKNPEKYLQEMKKAGVSPEKAPSDK